One Faecalicatena sp. Marseille-Q4148 DNA window includes the following coding sequences:
- a CDS encoding proline iminopeptidase-family hydrolase, producing MKITEGYMPFKGYQTYYRIVGECREGKKPLILMHGGPGSTHNYFEVLDSLAEDGRALIMYDQLGCGNSYVDHRPDLWNQETWTEELIALREHLGLKEVHLLGQSWGGMLALSYVCDKKPEGVKSLILSSTLPSSKLWAEEQHRMIRFMPQEMQDAIAHAEETGNYDDEAYLKANEEFMMRHCAGTPDPEGPECLTREKKSGSESYVTAWGPNEFTPLGNLRDFEYRDQLGDIKEPALVISGINDLCTPVVAKTMYDGIPNAKWELFRYSRHACFVEETEKYIQIVRDWMNEND from the coding sequence TTGAAGATTACAGAAGGATATATGCCATTTAAAGGCTATCAGACATACTATCGGATCGTGGGAGAATGCAGAGAGGGGAAAAAGCCGTTAATTTTGATGCACGGAGGACCGGGATCGACACATAATTATTTTGAAGTACTGGATTCACTGGCAGAAGATGGAAGAGCACTCATCATGTACGATCAGCTTGGCTGCGGAAATTCCTATGTAGACCATCGCCCGGATCTTTGGAATCAGGAAACATGGACAGAAGAGCTGATCGCGCTTAGAGAACATTTGGGTTTAAAAGAAGTACATTTGCTTGGACAGTCATGGGGTGGAATGCTGGCGCTTTCGTATGTATGTGACAAGAAACCGGAAGGTGTAAAGAGTCTGATTCTGTCCAGTACATTACCTTCATCAAAATTATGGGCAGAAGAGCAGCATCGCATGATCCGCTTTATGCCGCAGGAAATGCAGGATGCGATTGCCCATGCAGAGGAAACAGGAAATTACGATGATGAAGCATATTTGAAAGCGAATGAAGAATTTATGATGCGCCATTGTGCGGGAACGCCGGATCCGGAAGGACCGGAATGTCTGACAAGAGAGAAAAAATCCGGTTCAGAATCTTATGTGACGGCGTGGGGACCGAATGAATTTACTCCACTTGGCAATTTGAGGGATTTTGAATACCGCGATCAGCTTGGGGATATAAAGGAGCCTGCGCTTGTGATTAGCGGAATTAATGATCTATGTACGCCTGTTGTGGCGAAAACGATGTATGATGGAATCCCGAATGCAAAATGGGAGCTGTTCCGCTATAGCAGACATGCATGTTTTGTAGAAGAGACGGAGAAATATATTCAGATTGTGCGTGATTGGATGAACGAAAATGACTAA
- a CDS encoding GNAT family N-acetyltransferase: MELKKIEDSKQDYMELLLLADEQEDMIMKYLDRGMLFAAYDENLLVGVCVVTEEKETYGAGAYEIKNLAVKEQLQRRGYGKKILEEIENRYRECCKVLYVGTGDSPLTVPFYKSCGYAESHRVKNFFIDHYDHPIVEAGVVLRDMVYFYKKI, from the coding sequence ATAGAACTGAAAAAAATTGAAGATTCAAAGCAGGACTATATGGAACTCCTTCTGCTGGCTGATGAGCAGGAAGATATGATTATGAAGTATCTGGACCGGGGGATGCTTTTTGCGGCATATGATGAGAATCTGCTTGTAGGCGTATGTGTTGTGACAGAGGAGAAAGAGACGTATGGTGCAGGGGCATATGAAATAAAAAATCTGGCAGTCAAAGAGCAGCTGCAGCGCCGCGGATATGGGAAAAAGATATTAGAAGAGATCGAGAATCGTTACCGAGAGTGCTGCAAAGTTCTGTATGTTGGTACGGGGGACAGTCCGCTGACAGTGCCGTTTTACAAATCCTGCGGATATGCAGAATCTCATCGCGTAAAGAACTTTTTTATCGATCACTATGACCATCCAATCGTTGAGGCGGGGGTAGTGCTGAGGGATATGGTGTATTTCTATAAAAAAATATGA
- a CDS encoding amidohydrolase, which yields MLCIKNGLIHDAVNREAYKGDILVENGKISAIGRDISVTEETEIIDAEGLQVYPGFVEAHCHLGLDNYACGFEGDDYNEMTDIICPQLHGCDGIYPQDPTLKMAAEGGVTCVATGPGSANVLGGTFVAIKTVGKRVDKMIVKNPIAMKCAFGENPKRCYRDKSCSCRMDVASKLRETLKRARDYMERKEMAGEDISKRPVYDPKLEALIPVLKKEIPLKAHAHRADDIFSAIRVAKECDVRLTLEHVTDGSLIAEELAEENYPVAVGPTFGHATKLELINKSFETPGILAKAGCQVSIITDSPVIPQQYLALCAGFAVQSGMDEFDALKAITINPARHIGVDNRVGSLEVGKDADIVIADGSPLISTTRIVKVLIDGNII from the coding sequence ATGCTGTGTATTAAAAATGGTTTAATTCATGATGCAGTGAACAGAGAAGCTTATAAGGGAGATATCCTTGTAGAGAACGGAAAAATCAGTGCAATTGGGAGAGATATTTCTGTAACGGAAGAAACAGAAATCATTGATGCAGAGGGATTACAGGTATATCCGGGATTTGTTGAGGCACACTGTCATCTCGGACTCGATAACTATGCTTGTGGATTTGAAGGAGATGACTATAATGAAATGACAGATATTATCTGCCCTCAACTGCATGGCTGTGATGGCATTTATCCTCAAGATCCTACATTAAAAATGGCTGCAGAAGGTGGAGTTACTTGTGTTGCTACAGGCCCAGGATCAGCAAATGTACTGGGAGGCACGTTTGTAGCGATAAAAACAGTCGGAAAACGTGTAGATAAGATGATTGTGAAAAATCCTATTGCCATGAAATGTGCATTTGGAGAAAACCCAAAACGCTGCTATCGTGATAAATCCTGTTCTTGCCGTATGGATGTAGCTTCCAAACTTCGCGAAACACTGAAAAGAGCGAGAGACTATATGGAGAGAAAGGAAATGGCGGGAGAAGATATCAGTAAACGCCCGGTTTATGATCCGAAGCTGGAAGCACTGATTCCAGTTTTGAAAAAAGAAATTCCATTAAAGGCGCATGCACATCGGGCAGATGATATTTTTTCAGCAATTCGAGTAGCGAAAGAATGTGATGTGCGTCTAACACTGGAACATGTGACAGACGGATCACTTATTGCAGAAGAACTTGCAGAAGAAAACTATCCGGTAGCGGTTGGGCCTACATTTGGTCATGCAACGAAACTAGAATTGATTAATAAATCGTTTGAAACACCTGGAATTCTTGCAAAAGCAGGCTGTCAGGTATCAATTATTACAGATTCGCCGGTAATTCCACAACAGTATCTTGCACTCTGTGCAGGATTTGCAGTGCAAAGTGGAATGGATGAATTCGATGCATTGAAGGCGATTACAATTAATCCAGCCAGACATATCGGAGTAGATAACAGAGTAGGATCGCTTGAAGTGGGAAAAGATGCTGATATTGTTATTGCGGATGGTTCACCATTAATTTCTACAACAAGAATCGTAAAAGTACTGATTGACGGAAACATTATATAG
- a CDS encoding sugar O-acetyltransferase, translating to MYDANYDKELEQERLECKTLCQEYNHLPIKDMERRRALIKKIFGKTGEQIHIEPDFWCDYGRYITVGENFYANHGLVILDAGGIVFGDNVFIAPNCGFHTSGHPIDFERRNLGLEYAYPIHVGNNVWFGAGVQVMPGVTIGSNVVIGGGSVIVKDIPSDSVAVGNPCRVIRAITEEDKEKCWDK from the coding sequence ATATATGATGCAAATTATGACAAGGAGCTAGAACAGGAAAGACTGGAATGTAAAACGCTATGTCAGGAATACAATCATCTGCCAATAAAAGATATGGAAAGAAGGAGAGCGCTGATTAAAAAAATATTTGGAAAAACAGGAGAGCAGATACATATAGAACCGGATTTCTGGTGCGATTACGGACGATATATTACAGTGGGAGAGAATTTTTATGCAAATCACGGCCTAGTCATTTTAGATGCGGGAGGCATAGTTTTCGGAGATAATGTGTTTATTGCACCGAATTGCGGATTTCATACATCCGGACATCCAATAGATTTTGAAAGAAGAAATCTGGGATTAGAATACGCATATCCAATTCATGTAGGGAATAATGTCTGGTTTGGAGCAGGGGTACAAGTAATGCCAGGTGTTACAATTGGCAGTAATGTAGTGATTGGAGGCGGGAGCGTTATTGTAAAAGATATTCCATCAGACAGCGTAGCTGTGGGGAATCCGTGCAGAGTGATCCGTGCAATTACCGAAGAAGATAAGGAAAAATGTTGGGATAAGTAA
- a CDS encoding sporulation transcriptional regulator SpoIIID encodes MKDYIEERAVEIASYIIENNATVRQTAKKFGISKSTVHIDVTKEVFL; translated from the coding sequence GTGAAAGATTATATCGAAGAGAGAGCTGTGGAAATTGCGAGTTACATCATAGAAAATAATGCAACTGTGCGTCAGACGGCGAAGAAATTTGGAATTAGTAAGAGTACGGTACATATAGATGTAACAAAAGAGGTGTTTTTGTGA
- a CDS encoding DUF4869 domain-containing protein, giving the protein MITIFKNKKDIPQDKEYIELNDIFFNQNTATKLDDRAAKYIQMIDGSELISKYKIRSRFEDITLNTDQLSTGCKTVLNILYFPNKVFCLKECGNNALEILYGFEEGYVYSDYAMIPFNMERVKVQTSRGCKVIEDYEELKEWWENEE; this is encoded by the coding sequence GTGATAACGATTTTTAAAAATAAGAAAGACATACCTCAGGATAAAGAATATATAGAACTGAATGATATATTTTTTAATCAGAATACAGCAACGAAACTGGATGACAGAGCAGCAAAGTATATTCAAATGATAGACGGTTCGGAACTTATCAGCAAATATAAAATTCGATCACGCTTTGAAGATATTACATTGAATACAGATCAGCTTTCTACAGGTTGTAAAACGGTATTGAATATATTATATTTTCCAAATAAAGTGTTTTGTTTAAAAGAATGTGGAAATAATGCTTTGGAAATATTATATGGTTTCGAAGAGGGATATGTATATAGTGATTATGCAATGATTCCTTTTAATATGGAACGTGTGAAGGTTCAGACGAGTAGAGGATGTAAGGTGATCGAGGATTATGAGGAACTAAAGGAGTGGTGGGAAAATGAAGAGTAA
- a CDS encoding ABC transporter ATP-binding protein has protein sequence MKSKPVVMEHFSTVHTSFVVDFTFTNNITILMGDSGTGKTATFSFIRECMAVNPRILCLDNYDYQKDIKEIISQTEGKLVVIDNADILLNDDTRKYISLDDRNQYLIIGRNPKNLFATKENLFELASEKVGEQTVFTIKPYI, from the coding sequence ATGAAGAGTAAACCGGTTGTAATGGAACATTTTTCAACAGTGCATACCTCGTTTGTGGTGGACTTTACATTTACCAATAATATAACAATCTTAATGGGAGATTCAGGAACAGGAAAGACAGCAACATTTTCATTTATCAGAGAATGTATGGCAGTTAATCCTAGGATTTTGTGTTTGGATAATTATGATTATCAGAAAGATATAAAAGAAATAATCAGCCAGACAGAGGGAAAACTGGTTGTCATTGATAATGCAGATATTTTATTAAATGACGATACACGGAAGTATATTTCGTTAGATGATAGAAATCAGTATCTGATTATCGGAAGAAATCCTAAAAATCTGTTCGCAACGAAAGAAAATCTATTTGAATTGGCAAGTGAAAAGGTCGGAGAGCAGACGGTGTTTACGATAAAACCGTATATATAA
- a CDS encoding DEAD/DEAH box helicase family protein yields the protein MNIEAYDTETLRKIVRLLEYENRLLKDKLKKENIPYDETNPFEETIENAEEYDLDQGARIVHPTFITEKMAIRFFSMFWGREDVYARRGKNGGYFPQCDNRWDAKLCPKQRGEKMICDECENKKWTKLDVKKIVSHLLGYKEDGSDVIGVYPLLPDGTCRFLVFDFDNHEKGAETTDFANMDNEWHKEVDALRKMCEINGIKPLIERSCSGKGAHVWIFFQKAIPASLARNFGFLLLDKGSESINLKSFHYYDRMYPSQDVASSIGNLIALPLQGQALKNGNSAFVDVNWNAYPDQWDVLLNKTEKLSIEDIEKYMAKWQAELAESKGKLAGIDINNRPKPWKKKCEFVKTDVVGELHMVLSNGVYVDTLNLMPRIQNQIRSLAAFDNPEFYKNKRLGYSNYYNFSAVYLGKDIDGYIRVPRGLRERITEECTKAEIPIEISDQREIGLPIRVSFKGDLRLQQELAAEKLLKDSDGVLEAATAFGKTVVCSYLIAERKVNTLILLQSKDLLSQWVDELNKFLDIREEPPEYETKTGRKKKRDSAIGILYGSKNTLTGIVDIAMVGSMYSKGKFQNLKHAYGMVIVDECHHAASHTYMEVLQKINAKYVYGVSATPKRGDHLDKIIYMMLGPLRHRFTALERAEEQGIGHYFVPRYTRVIDTVDSRNDINKAYSLISTSKVRNEMIANDVKQSISQNQTPVILTRYKEHAKILYDMLKDEADHVFLLYGDNSDKENAEIRIRLKQVPRTESLILIATGQKIGEGFDFPRLDVLMLAAPVSFEGRLEQYIGRLNRDYEGKEAVYVYDYIDAHMRKFNKMYGKRLRTYKKTGFSVWTGDLQEKQVVHAIFDSGNYTEKFEQDLVEAEKSIVISSPNIRQEKIDRLLVLVKECQENGVSVTVITTDPEKVIYGNADICYELIREMQNVAINVVTKEEVEERFAVIDEELVWHGGMNLLGKEDVWDNLMRIKDHQVAAELLEIAFCITEEKKEGEN from the coding sequence ATGAATATAGAAGCATATGATACGGAAACTTTGAGGAAGATTGTTCGGTTACTTGAATATGAAAATAGATTATTAAAAGATAAATTGAAAAAAGAAAATATTCCATATGATGAGACTAATCCTTTTGAAGAGACAATAGAAAATGCAGAAGAGTATGATCTCGATCAGGGAGCGCGTATTGTCCATCCTACGTTTATTACGGAGAAGATGGCGATACGCTTCTTTTCTATGTTTTGGGGAAGAGAGGATGTCTATGCCAGGCGCGGCAAGAATGGCGGTTATTTTCCACAATGTGATAATAGGTGGGATGCTAAACTTTGTCCGAAACAGCGTGGAGAAAAGATGATTTGCGATGAGTGTGAAAATAAAAAATGGACAAAACTGGATGTGAAGAAAATCGTTTCGCATTTGCTGGGATATAAGGAAGATGGTTCGGACGTAATCGGTGTATATCCGCTGCTGCCAGATGGAACATGTAGATTTCTCGTGTTTGATTTTGATAATCACGAAAAAGGTGCGGAAACAACAGATTTTGCCAACATGGATAATGAGTGGCATAAAGAAGTGGATGCTCTTAGAAAAATGTGTGAGATTAATGGAATTAAACCTCTGATTGAACGTTCTTGTTCCGGGAAAGGCGCCCATGTATGGATATTCTTTCAAAAAGCAATACCGGCTTCATTAGCCAGAAATTTCGGATTTTTATTGTTGGATAAAGGTTCTGAGTCTATTAATTTGAAATCTTTCCATTATTATGACCGTATGTATCCGTCTCAGGATGTGGCAAGCAGTATTGGCAATCTGATTGCACTGCCATTGCAGGGACAGGCGCTTAAAAATGGTAATAGTGCGTTTGTAGACGTGAATTGGAATGCATATCCTGATCAATGGGATGTTTTACTTAATAAAACAGAAAAACTTAGTATCGAAGATATAGAAAAGTATATGGCAAAGTGGCAGGCAGAATTAGCGGAAAGCAAAGGAAAGCTTGCAGGTATTGATATAAACAACAGACCAAAGCCATGGAAAAAGAAGTGTGAGTTTGTGAAAACTGATGTGGTTGGAGAACTTCATATGGTACTCAGTAATGGTGTCTATGTCGATACGCTGAATCTCATGCCGAGAATACAAAATCAAATCAGAAGTTTGGCGGCTTTTGACAATCCGGAATTCTATAAAAACAAAAGATTGGGATACTCAAACTACTATAATTTTAGTGCTGTTTATTTAGGGAAAGATATTGATGGCTATATCCGAGTGCCACGAGGATTAAGAGAACGAATTACTGAGGAATGTACGAAAGCAGAAATTCCAATCGAGATATCTGATCAAAGGGAAATCGGTCTCCCAATTAGAGTCTCATTTAAAGGTGATTTGCGGTTGCAACAGGAACTTGCGGCGGAGAAGTTGCTAAAGGATTCAGATGGTGTGCTAGAGGCCGCAACCGCATTTGGAAAAACAGTTGTGTGCAGTTACCTGATTGCGGAACGAAAGGTGAATACACTGATTTTATTACAGAGTAAAGATTTGCTTAGTCAATGGGTAGATGAACTGAATAAATTTCTTGATATCAGGGAAGAACCGCCGGAGTATGAAACGAAGACAGGACGAAAGAAAAAGAGAGACAGTGCAATAGGCATTTTATATGGAAGTAAGAATACATTGACTGGTATTGTAGATATTGCGATGGTCGGTTCCATGTACAGCAAAGGAAAGTTTCAAAATTTAAAACATGCTTATGGAATGGTTATTGTGGATGAATGTCATCATGCAGCATCACATACATATATGGAAGTGTTGCAGAAAATCAATGCCAAATATGTTTATGGGGTATCAGCAACACCGAAACGTGGTGATCATCTGGATAAAATTATCTATATGATGCTGGGGCCATTAAGGCATCGCTTCACAGCATTGGAAAGAGCCGAAGAGCAGGGAATAGGACATTATTTTGTTCCAAGATATACAAGAGTGATCGATACTGTGGATAGTAGGAATGATATCAATAAAGCCTATAGTTTAATCAGCACTAGCAAAGTACGAAATGAAATGATTGCAAATGATGTAAAACAAAGTATTTCACAGAATCAGACTCCGGTTATATTAACTCGATACAAAGAACATGCAAAAATCCTGTATGATATGTTAAAAGATGAAGCAGACCATGTATTTCTCTTGTATGGAGATAATTCGGATAAGGAAAATGCAGAAATACGGATACGATTAAAACAGGTTCCACGTACAGAAAGTCTTATATTGATTGCGACTGGTCAAAAGATAGGGGAAGGATTTGATTTCCCGAGATTGGATGTACTGATGCTTGCGGCACCGGTATCTTTTGAAGGGCGTTTGGAACAGTATATAGGAAGACTGAATCGTGATTACGAGGGAAAAGAAGCGGTTTACGTGTATGATTATATTGATGCACATATGAGAAAGTTTAATAAAATGTATGGGAAAAGACTTCGAACCTATAAGAAAACAGGATTTTCTGTTTGGACAGGAGACTTGCAAGAGAAACAGGTTGTTCATGCGATATTTGATTCTGGCAATTATACGGAAAAATTTGAGCAGGATTTGGTGGAGGCAGAAAAATCAATCGTGATTTCCAGTCCCAATATCCGGCAGGAGAAGATTGACAGGTTGTTAGTATTGGTAAAAGAATGCCAGGAAAATGGTGTGAGTGTTACAGTCATTACAACGGATCCGGAGAAAGTTATATATGGCAATGCAGATATATGTTATGAGCTGATCCGGGAGATGCAGAATGTGGCTATCAATGTTGTAACAAAAGAAGAAGTAGAGGAACGATTTGCAGTCATAGATGAGGAGCTGGTGTGGCATGGCGGTATGAATCTGTTGGGGAAAGAAGATGTGTGGGACAATCTGATGCGCATTAAAGACCATCAGGTAGCGGCGGAACTGTTGGAGATTGCATTTTGTATTACAGAAGAGAAAAAGGAAGGAGAAAATTGA
- a CDS encoding YkgJ family cysteine cluster protein, with protein MIAPRKVRFEAKKKENENLEFRTFLKCHADEKELDKQFKRLHDELFSKYDCSRCRNCCKMYHGSIPSEDLERDAEFLDLTKEQFVERYLIKNEVEDTYETKNKPCDFLQDDGNCKLGECRPESCKKYPYTDQPDRLQSLYSVLNAVEVCPVAFEIYERLKKEYGFRFR; from the coding sequence ATGATTGCACCGAGAAAAGTAAGATTTGAAGCAAAGAAAAAAGAAAATGAAAATCTGGAATTTCGTACATTTTTAAAATGCCATGCGGATGAAAAGGAATTGGACAAACAGTTTAAAAGACTTCACGATGAATTGTTTTCAAAGTATGATTGCAGTAGATGCAGAAATTGCTGCAAAATGTATCATGGAAGTATTCCGAGTGAAGATTTGGAAAGAGATGCGGAATTTTTGGATTTGACAAAAGAGCAATTTGTTGAGAGGTATTTGATTAAAAATGAAGTAGAAGATACATATGAGACAAAGAATAAGCCGTGCGATTTTCTGCAAGATGATGGTAATTGCAAATTAGGAGAATGCAGACCGGAGAGCTGTAAAAAATATCCTTATACGGATCAACCGGATAGATTGCAGAGTCTGTATAGTGTGCTGAATGCGGTGGAAGTCTGTCCGGTGGCGTTTGAGATATATGAGAGACTGAAAAAAGAATATGGATTTCGGTTTAGATAA
- a CDS encoding sporulation transcriptional regulator SpoIIID: MKDYIEERAVEIAEYIMETKATVRQTAKRFGISKSTVHIDVTKEIFL, encoded by the coding sequence GTGAAAGATTATATCGAAGAAAGAGCAGTGGAAATTGCGGAGTATATTATGGAGACAAAGGCGACGGTGCGACAGACGGCGAAGCGATTTGGGATAAGCAAGAGCACAGTACATATAGATGTAACAAAAGAGATATTTTTGTGA
- a CDS encoding ISAs1 family transposase, which translates to MMEMKMYFSDLADNRDNRGLRHDLGNIIVMSIYAVLCGYTDAENMAFFIKLQEPYFEKILDLKYGTPSADTLLRVFAIIEPEKFMEMFYHWIRDVLSTLQKNEITEPQRIAIDGKAVRAAAVRGGNIPYIISAYLENYGLSIGQLKVGEKTNEIKEIPKLLKKLDISKCVITIDAIGCQKEIAKQIVEQKGHYCLAVKTNQAILYDEIREYFSYAEKEEPEKLSAYETFEKNHGRIEKRKYKISQDIDYLTGKENWKGLKSIGKVESIREIDGKRSTETRYYILDQEMTSEEMSHIVRGHWEIENSLHWVLDVHFREDACKIKAEKAMQNLSLIRKICYNLMKLDKRFDKKKKMTYKKMSMLYTYHLEYIQELIFQKIAKNI; encoded by the coding sequence ATGATGGAAATGAAAATGTATTTTTCAGATTTAGCAGATAACAGAGATAACCGGGGACTGAGACACGACCTTGGAAATATTATAGTTATGAGCATTTATGCTGTCTTATGCGGTTATACAGATGCAGAAAATATGGCATTTTTTATAAAACTTCAAGAACCTTATTTTGAAAAAATACTGGATTTAAAGTATGGGACTCCGTCTGCGGATACCCTGCTTCGGGTGTTTGCGATTATAGAACCGGAAAAATTTATGGAGATGTTTTATCATTGGATCCGGGATGTACTGTCCACACTTCAAAAAAATGAAATTACGGAACCGCAACGGATTGCCATTGACGGGAAAGCAGTTCGTGCAGCGGCAGTAAGGGGTGGAAATATCCCCTATATCATATCCGCATATTTGGAAAATTATGGTCTTTCCATCGGGCAGTTAAAAGTAGGAGAAAAAACAAATGAAATCAAAGAAATACCAAAGCTGTTAAAGAAACTTGATATTTCAAAATGTGTCATAACCATTGATGCAATCGGTTGCCAAAAGGAGATTGCGAAACAGATTGTAGAACAAAAGGGGCATTATTGTCTTGCAGTAAAAACAAACCAGGCAATCCTGTATGATGAGATCAGAGAATATTTTTCTTATGCAGAAAAGGAAGAACCTGAAAAGCTCAGTGCCTATGAGACATTTGAAAAAAATCATGGGCGGATTGAAAAAAGGAAGTACAAAATCTCACAGGATATTGATTATCTGACGGGAAAAGAGAATTGGAAGGGATTAAAATCCATCGGCAAGGTAGAAAGCATCCGGGAAATTGATGGAAAAAGAAGTACCGAAACAAGATATTATATCTTAGATCAGGAAATGACATCAGAAGAAATGTCTCATATCGTAAGAGGGCATTGGGAGATAGAAAACAGTCTGCATTGGGTATTGGATGTTCATTTCCGGGAAGATGCCTGTAAGATTAAAGCAGAAAAGGCAATGCAAAATCTGTCCCTGATCAGAAAAATTTGTTATAATCTGATGAAGCTGGATAAACGGTTTGATAAAAAGAAAAAAATGACTTATAAGAAAATGAGTATGTTATATACGTATCATTTAGAATATATACAGGAATTGATTTTTCAGAAAATTGCAAAAAACATTTAA
- a CDS encoding WYL domain-containing protein, with protein sequence MYTKQPKKLLILYIMEIFQKYTDENHRLSQKEIGDILEKEYDMQVERKAIKRNIMDLIEADWNIGYTEVPRKGGPVLTDFYLKQKFTYEELRMLIDGLMFSRHIPYHFVKELIGKLESLSNVYFHSHVQHIHPLPEDRSKNKDIFLNIGLLDEAIHFNKKVSFEYMEYGTDKELHSKRTADGSVRIYIVTPYQMAAKDGKYYLICNYDKYNDISNYRVDRIRNIQILEKFGKPFESLEGTNGQRLNLTEYMNEHIYMYSSSNSYVKLRIVKPMISDVIDLFGKNVQFYDESETHISVRVRVNERSILQFAKNFAPDVVILSPERLRNQMRLELKNALKAYQE encoded by the coding sequence ATGTATACGAAACAACCAAAAAAACTTTTAATCCTGTATATTATGGAAATCTTCCAAAAATATACAGACGAAAATCATCGTTTAAGTCAGAAAGAAATTGGAGATATTTTAGAAAAAGAATACGATATGCAGGTAGAACGAAAAGCTATCAAGCGAAATATTATGGATCTCATTGAAGCTGACTGGAACATCGGGTACACAGAAGTTCCAAGAAAAGGTGGTCCAGTGCTGACCGACTTTTACTTAAAACAAAAATTTACCTATGAAGAATTGCGGATGCTGATTGACGGTTTGATGTTTTCTAGACACATCCCTTATCATTTTGTGAAGGAATTAATTGGGAAGCTGGAGTCCTTATCCAATGTTTATTTTCATTCTCATGTACAGCATATCCATCCCCTGCCAGAGGATCGTTCCAAGAACAAAGATATTTTCTTAAATATTGGATTGTTAGATGAAGCCATCCATTTCAATAAGAAAGTCTCTTTTGAGTACATGGAATATGGAACAGACAAAGAGCTTCACTCCAAAAGAACAGCAGATGGATCTGTTCGTATTTATATTGTGACACCCTATCAGATGGCAGCCAAGGACGGAAAGTATTATTTAATCTGCAATTATGACAAATATAACGATATTTCCAATTATCGAGTGGACCGGATCCGAAATATCCAGATATTAGAGAAATTTGGAAAGCCATTTGAATCTTTAGAGGGAACCAATGGGCAACGTTTGAATCTAACGGAGTATATGAATGAACATATTTACATGTATTCCAGTTCCAACTCTTATGTAAAGCTTCGAATTGTAAAACCAATGATATCCGATGTGATCGATTTGTTTGGAAAAAATGTGCAGTTTTACGATGAATCAGAAACACATATTTCAGTGCGTGTAAGAGTCAATGAGCGTTCTATCTTACAGTTTGCAAAAAACTTTGCACCGGATGTTGTTATTTTATCGCCAGAAAGATTGAGGAATCAGATGCGGTTAGAGCTAAAGAATGCCCTCAAAGCATATCAGGAATAA